A portion of the Gadus macrocephalus chromosome 10, ASM3116895v1 genome contains these proteins:
- the LOC132465637 gene encoding uncharacterized protein LOC132465637 isoform X1: MVSLGLKSKRTAKLIPTAVPSVHANHSACPVPRSRDTVCRKREIATMLTDASQQETVASVDTVESVDTGDQPLPSSTSDAGTQCYLKPPRWSHAVQVNLKPKMVSVGTQTSISPQTSTPLASPEQTVDDDDDDNATVISDLSWVPEEPMDEEELFDEEPPYTCDPHHNCIDKFIVCQEELMGLFAICPACCERSDSSIVQQEGTFVKIKQVQFCLCSFVYVAI; encoded by the exons ATGGTCTCACTTGGTTTAAAGAGTAAGAGGACGGCGAAGTTAATTCCTACCGCCGTGCCGTCTGTGCATGCAAACCACTCTGCCTGCCCTGTCCCGAGGTCGAGAGACACCGTCTGCCGCAAGCGAGAGATTGCCACG ATGTTGACAGACGCCTCACAGCAGGAGACCGTGGCCAGTGTAGACACTGTGGAGAGTGTCGATACTGGGGATCAGCCCTTGccctcctccacttctgacgctgGGACACAATGTTATTTGAAGCCCCCCCGATGGTCTCACG CTGTGCAGGTTAACCTGAAGCCCAAGATGGTTAGCGTGGGCACACAGACTTCAATCAGCCCACAAACCTCCACTCCCCTCGCTAGTCCTGAACAGACAgttgacgacgatgatgatgataatgccaCTGTCATCAGTGACTTGTCGTGGGTGCCCGAAGAGCCGATGGATGAGGAGGAATTGTTTGATGAGGAGCCACCTTACACGTGTGACCCCCACCACAA ttgcattgacaaattcattgtttgccAAGAGGAGCTGATGGGCCTTTTTGCCATCTGTCCGGCCTGTTGTGAGAGGTCGGATAGTAGCATCGTGCAGCAGGAAGGAACTTTTGTTAAGATCAAGCAGGTACAGTTTTGTTTATGCAGTTTTGTTTACGTGGCCATCTGA